Proteins encoded in a region of the Zea mays cultivar B73 chromosome 2, Zm-B73-REFERENCE-NAM-5.0, whole genome shotgun sequence genome:
- the LOC100304345 gene encoding Vacuolar protein sorting-associated protein 41 homolog produces the protein MSTAPARRARPPLPLQNGAEGDDEREEEVDEEEVGDDEAEEEEDDDDEEEPRLKYQRLGGSVPAILSTDAAAAIAVADRMVALGTHNGTLHILDFQGNQVKEIAAHTATINDISFDADGEYIGSCSDDGTVAINSLFTDEKLKFEYHRPMKAIALDPNYARNYRRFATGGLAGQVLVLTKKSWGGYHKKVLRDGEGPIHSMKWRADLLAWANDAGVKVHDMRTDKGIAFIERPKGIHRPEFLLPHLVWQDDTVLVVGWGTSVKIAAIRTDLSQGLNGLQRTITTASSEKYVDIVGSFQTGYHISGVAPFGDLLVVLAYIPDEDEKEKTFSTSVTSRQGTAQRPEIHLVSWKNDELTTDALPIHGYEHYKAKDYALAHAPFSGSSNAGGQWAAGDEPLYYIVSPKDIVVAKPRDAEDHIAWLLQHGCHEKALAAVEAGQGRTELLDEVGSRYLDHLIIERKYAEAAQRCPKLLRGSPSAWERWVFHFAHLRQLPVLVPYIPTENPQLSDTAYEVALVALTTNPSFHELLLTTIKNWPPTLYSASPVISAIEPQLNSSSMADSLKESLAELYVINGQYEKALSLYAELLKPEVFEFIEKYNLHDAIHDKIVNLMIVDNKRTVHLLIQHRDIIPPYEVVEQLLHTSKKCDKRYLLHLYLHALFEIDIHAGKDFHDMQVELYADYETRMLLPFLRTSQHYRLDKAYEIFAQKELVREQVFVLGRMGNAKEALSTIINKLEDMQEAVEFVTEQHDDELWEELIRQCLQKPEMVGNLLEHTVGNLDPLYIVSLVPDGLEIPRLRDRLVKIVTDYRTETSLRNGCNDILKADCVNLLVKYYHEARRGVYMVSMDEEVHGNRADDGSSRGHERSSSVRALDIKSRTRCGARCCLCFDPLPIQDISVIVFYCCHAYHLSCLEGGLDSMRSNSGQDSDGGMDDEDGSPSGQSRMRCVLCTTAAS, from the exons ATGTCCACCGCGCCCGCGCGGCGCGCCcgcccgccgctgccgctgcagAACGGCGCGGAGGGCGACGACGAGCGCGAGGAGGAGGTTGATGAGGAGGAAGTGGGCGATGACGaagcggaggaggaggaggacgacgacgacgaggaggagCCGCGGCTCAAGTACCAGCGGCTAGGCGGGAGCGTGCCGGCGATCCTCTCCACCGACGCCGCGGCCGCCATCGCCGTCGCCGACCGCATGGTCGCGCTCGGCACTCACAACGGCACGCTCCACATCCTCGACTTCCAGGGCAACCAG GTGAAAGAAATTGCTGCGCACACAGCAACTATCAACGACATAAGCTTTGACGCAGACGGTGAATATATAGGCAGCTGCTCGGATGATGGCACAGTGGCAATAAACAGCCTCTTCACCGATGAAAAGCTAAAGTTTGAGTACCATCGCCCCATGAAGGCAATTGCTCTAGACCCTAATTATGCCCGGAACTATAGAAGATTTGCTACTGGTGGTTTAGCAGGCCAAGTACTTGTGCTGACAAAGAAGTCTTGGGGAGGTTACCATAAGAAG GTTTTGCGTGATGGTGAAGGGCCAATCCATTCGATGAAGTGGAGGGCGGATCTTCTTGCTTGGGCTAATGATGCAGGGGTCAAAGTGCATGATATGAGAACAGACAAAGGGATCGCATTCATAGAGAGACCAAAAGGCATTCATCGACCAGAGTTCTTGCTTCCCCACCTAGTCTGGCAG GATGATACAGTCTTAGTTGTTGGATGGGGAACAAGTGTCAAGATTGCAGCGATCCGAACAGATCTATCTCAGGGACTCAATGGCCTACAAAGAACTATCACCACAGCTAGTTCTGAGAAGTATGTGGACATTGTGGGCTCATTCCAAACAGGCTATCACATATCTGGGGTTGCTCCATTTGGTGACCTTTTAGTCGTACTTGCCTATATTCCTGATGAGGATGAAAAAGAGAAAACATTTAGTACTTCTGTTACTTCACGACAG GGAACTGCACAGCGTCCAGAAATACATCTTGTATCATGGAAAAATGATGAGCTTACTACAGATGCTCTGCCTATTCATGGTTATGAGCATTACAAGGCAAAGGACTATGCTCTTGCACATGCACCTTTCTCAG GAAGTAGCAATGCAGGTGGACAGTGGGCTGCTGGTGATGAACCTTTGTATTACATTGTGTCTCCTAAGGACATAGTCGTTGCAAAGCCAAG AGATGCTGAAGATCATATTGCTTGGCTTCTTCAACATGGTTGCCATGAAAAAGCATTGGCTGCAGTTGAGGCAGGGCAAGGACGCACTGAGCTTCTTGATGAG GTGGGCTCAAGATACCTTGATCACTTGATAATTGAAAGAAAATATGCTGAAGCTGCTCAACGCTGCCCAAAGTTGTTGCGAGGATCCCCTTCAGCATGGGAGAG ATGGGTCTTCCACTTTGCTCATCTCCGCCAACTTCCTGTTTTGGTCCCTTATATTCCTACAGAAAATCCTCAGCTGAGTGATACTGCATATGAG GTTGCCCTTGTTGCTCTAACTACCAATCCTTCTTTCCATGAACTTCTCTTGACTACTATAAAAAATTGGCCACCGACATTATACTCAGCCTCACCGGTCATATCTGCCATTGAGCCACAGCTAAACTCCTCATCGATGGCTGATTCATTGAAAGAG TCATTAGCTGAATTGTATGTGATCAATGGTCAATACGAAAAGGCACTTTCTCTTTATGCTGAA CTCCTGAAGCCAGAAGTATTCGAGTTTATTGAGAAATACAACTTGCATGATGCCATTCATGATAAG ATTGTCAATCTTATGATAGTGGACAATAAAAGAACAGTTCACCTACTGATCCAACATCGTGATATCATTCCCCCATATGAAGTTGTGGAGCAGCTGTTGCATACCAGTAAAAAATGTGACAAGAGATATTTGTTACACCTGTATTTGCATGCTTTATTTGAGATAGATATACACGCTGGAAAGGATTTTCATGATATGCAG GTGGAGCTTTATGCTGACTACGAGACAAGGATGCTACTACCCTTCCTTCGAACCAGTCAGCATTACAGGCTTGACAAG GCATATGAAATCTTTGCACAAAAAGAACTTGTAAGGGAGCAAGTTTTTGTCCTTGGTCGAATGGGCAATGCTAAGGAAGCTCTGTCGACAATTATAAACAAACTGGAAGACATGCAGGAG GCTGTTGAATTTGTTACGGAACAGCATGATGATGAACTGTGGGAGGAACTGATTAGACAATGCCTCCAGAAGCCTGAAATG GTAGGGAATCTATTGGAACATACAGTTGGCAATCTTGATCCTCTGTACATTGTCAGTTTGGTTCCTGATGGCTTAGAAATACCTCG GTTGCGGGATCGTCTTGTGAAAATTGTGACGGATTACCGGACAGAAACTTCATTGCGAAATGGATGCAACGATATACTTAAG GCTGACTGTGTTAACCTTTTGGTTAAATACTACCACGAGGCTCGGCGTGGGGTATACATGGTAAGCATGGACGAGGAGGTACACGGAAACAGAGCTGACGATGGATCATCGCGGGGACACGAGAGATCATCTAGCGTCCGGGCTCTAGATATCAAGTCCAGAACAAGATGTGGTGCCCGGTGTTGTTTGTGCTTCGATCCTTTGCCTATCCAGGACATATCTGTCATCGTGTTCTACTGCTGCCATGCGTATCATCTGTCTTGCCTTGAAGGTGGCTTAGACTCGATGAGATCAAACAGTGGTCAGGATAGTGACGGAGGCATGGACGATGAGGATGGTTCCCCATCAGGCCAGTCTCGCATGCGCTGTGTCTTGTGCACTACTGCTGCTTCATAA
- the LOC100274186 gene encoding Haloacid dehalogenase-like hydrolase domain-containing protein At4g39970-like, with amino-acid sequence MPSTSLAVPTGAVGVAGSRRYPFISNRSASSAPRLRRAPRLVMVSASASLEALIFDCDGVILESEHLHRQAYNDAFANFGVRCPPGSADLLYWDEAFYDNLQNRIGGGKPKMRWYFGENGWPPSKIFETPPSTDSDKEKLVDIIQDWKTERYKEIINSGTVKPRPGVLQLMDEVKDAGIKLAVCSAATKSSVIMCLENLIGLERFNGLDCFLAGDDVKLKKPDPTIYITASEKLGVESKNCLVVEDSVIGLQAAKGAGMSCIITYTPSTASQDFKDAIATYPDLNNVRLEDLKLLLQKTLVTG; translated from the exons ATGCCTTCCACTTCCCTCGCCGTCCCCACCGGCGCCGTCGGCGTCGCCGGCTCTCGCCGCTATCCATTCATCAGCAACCGATCAGCCTCAAGCGCCCCGCGCCTCCGCCGCGCGCCCCGGCTCGTCATGGTCTCCGCCTCGGCGTCTCTCGAGGCCCTCATCTTTGATTGCGACGGCGTCATACTGGAGTCAGAGCACCTCCACCGCCAGGCCTACAACGACGCGTTCGCGAACTTCGGGGTGCGCTGCCCGCCGGGCTCCGCCGACCTGCTGTACTGGGACGAGGCCTTCTACGACAACCTACAGAACCGCATCGGCGGAGGGAAGCCCAAGATGCGGTG GTACTTTGGGGAAAATGGGTGGCCTCCTTCAAAGATCTTTGAGACACCACCTTCGACTGACTCTGATAAGGAGAAGCTGGTTGATATAATTCAG GATTGGAAAACAGAGAGATACAAAGAAATAATAAACTCTGGAACT GTGAAGCCTAGACCTGGTGTCTTGCAGTTGATGGATGAAGTAAAGGATGCG GGTATCAAGCTTGCTGTTTGCTCTGCAGCAACTAAAAGTTCAGTCATAATGTGCCTTGAAAACCTTATTGGACTT GAGCGATTTAATGGCCTGGATTGCTTCCTTGCTG GTGATGATGTTAAACTAAAGAAGCCTGATCCAACAATATATATAACAGCATCAGAG AAATTAGGTGTGGAAAGCAAGAACTGCCTTGTGGTTGAGGATAGTGTCATTGGATTACAG GCTGCAAAAGGAGCAGGAATGTCATGTATAATAACATATACACCTTCAACTGCTAGCCAA GATTTCAAGGATGCAATTGCTACCTATCCTGACCTTAATAATGTCAG GCTTGAGGACCTCAAGCTATTACTCCAGAAAACTCTTGTTACTGGATAG
- the LOC100281311 gene encoding small glutamine-rich tetratricopeptide repeat-containing protein 2 isoform X2, with amino-acid sequence MAMAMPMAVARVTSLACAPRQAQHRRRHSLAPPCASGAVEVRVCTNRTCARQGGREVLAALAGLAPPAVDVASCGCLGRCGAGPNVAASVPGSAAVFGHVGTAARGAQLLEHLLGPAEFDAALGLTALATREKAEAALEKGNADEAEALLTEVIGFNACGGLHLVYMSRSKARLEIGDIPGALGDAEEAIRIAPRFPQAHLLRGDALFAMGEYSVAEDAYADALDLDPSIRRSKSFRARVERLREKLVSANNP; translated from the exons ATGGCGATGGCGATGCCGATGGCAGTGGCGCGGGTGACCAGCCTCGCCTGCGCCCCCCGACAGGCGCAGCATCGCCGCCGCCATAGCCTTGCCCCGCCGTGCGCCTCGGGTGCGGTGGAGGTGCGGGTCTGCACGAACCGCACGTGCGCGCGGCAGGGTGGGCGCGAGGTCCTGGCTGCGCTCGCGGGACTCGCGCCGCCGGCGGTCGACGTGGCCTCCTGCGGGTGCCTCGGGCGCTGCGGCGCCGGGCCCAACGTTGCGGCGTCCGTCCCTGGGAGCGCCGCGGTGTTCGGCCACGTGGGCACGGCGGCGCGAGGCGCGCAGCTACTGGAGCACCTCCTCGGCCCCGCGGAATTCGATGCGGCCCTAGGGCTCACCGCGCTGGCCACGAGGGAGAAGGCGGAGGCTGCCCTCGAGAAGGGAAACGCGGACGAAGCGGAAGCCCTTCTCACCGAG GTTATTGGGTTCAATGCTTGTGGTGGTCTGCATTTGGTGTACATGAGCAG GTCTAAGGCGAGATTGGAAATTGGGGATATCCCTGGTGCACTTGGGGATGCTGAGGAAGCAATAAGAATAGCTCCCAGATTTCCTCAG GCTCACTTATTGCGAGGCGACGCACTTTTTGCAATGGGTGAATATTCTGTCGCGGAAGATGCCTATGCAGATGCCTTGGATCTTGATCCATCTATTCGCCGGTCCAAGTCTTTCAGG GCTCGCGTGGAAAGGCTACGAGAGAAGCTTGTTAGTGCCAATAATCCGTAG
- the LOC100281311 gene encoding uncharacterized protein isoform X1, giving the protein MAMAMPMAVARVTSLACAPRQAQHRRRHSLAPPCASGAVEVRVCTNRTCARQGGREVLAALAGLAPPAVDVASCGCLGRCGAGPNVAASVPGSAAVFGHVGTAARGAQLLEHLLGPAEFDAALGLTALATREKAEAALEKGNADEAEALLTEVIGFNACGGLHLVYMSRSKARLEIGDIPGALGDAEEAIRIAPRFPQAHLLRGDALFAMGEYSVAEDAYADALDLDPSIRRSKSFRVKVIMLTHFASHWSGIDCCHSLEDPTVHMNGFWNFLMITSGLMRTNY; this is encoded by the exons ATGGCGATGGCGATGCCGATGGCAGTGGCGCGGGTGACCAGCCTCGCCTGCGCCCCCCGACAGGCGCAGCATCGCCGCCGCCATAGCCTTGCCCCGCCGTGCGCCTCGGGTGCGGTGGAGGTGCGGGTCTGCACGAACCGCACGTGCGCGCGGCAGGGTGGGCGCGAGGTCCTGGCTGCGCTCGCGGGACTCGCGCCGCCGGCGGTCGACGTGGCCTCCTGCGGGTGCCTCGGGCGCTGCGGCGCCGGGCCCAACGTTGCGGCGTCCGTCCCTGGGAGCGCCGCGGTGTTCGGCCACGTGGGCACGGCGGCGCGAGGCGCGCAGCTACTGGAGCACCTCCTCGGCCCCGCGGAATTCGATGCGGCCCTAGGGCTCACCGCGCTGGCCACGAGGGAGAAGGCGGAGGCTGCCCTCGAGAAGGGAAACGCGGACGAAGCGGAAGCCCTTCTCACCGAG GTTATTGGGTTCAATGCTTGTGGTGGTCTGCATTTGGTGTACATGAGCAG GTCTAAGGCGAGATTGGAAATTGGGGATATCCCTGGTGCACTTGGGGATGCTGAGGAAGCAATAAGAATAGCTCCCAGATTTCCTCAG GCTCACTTATTGCGAGGCGACGCACTTTTTGCAATGGGTGAATATTCTGTCGCGGAAGATGCCTATGCAGATGCCTTGGATCTTGATCCATCTATTCGCCGGTCCAAGTCTTTCAGG GTGAAGGTAATAATGCTCACACACTTTGCAAGCCactggtcaggaattgattgttgcCACAGCTTGGAGGATCCAACAGTTCATATGAAT GGCTTCTGGAATTTTCTCATGATTACATCTGGACTGATGAGAACAAACTACTAA
- the LOC100281311 gene encoding uncharacterized protein isoform X3, which produces MAMAMPMAVARVTSLACAPRQAQHRRRHSLAPPCASGAVEVRVCTNRTCARQGGREVLAALAGLAPPAVDVASCGCLGRCGAGPNVAASVPGSAAVFGHVGTAARGAQLLEHLLGPAEFDAALGLTALATREKAEAALEKGNADEAEALLTEVIGFNACGGLHLVYMSRSKARLEIGDIPGALGDAEEAIRIAPRFPQVKVIMLTHFASHWSGIDCCHSLEDPTVHMNGFWNFLMITSGLMRTNY; this is translated from the exons ATGGCGATGGCGATGCCGATGGCAGTGGCGCGGGTGACCAGCCTCGCCTGCGCCCCCCGACAGGCGCAGCATCGCCGCCGCCATAGCCTTGCCCCGCCGTGCGCCTCGGGTGCGGTGGAGGTGCGGGTCTGCACGAACCGCACGTGCGCGCGGCAGGGTGGGCGCGAGGTCCTGGCTGCGCTCGCGGGACTCGCGCCGCCGGCGGTCGACGTGGCCTCCTGCGGGTGCCTCGGGCGCTGCGGCGCCGGGCCCAACGTTGCGGCGTCCGTCCCTGGGAGCGCCGCGGTGTTCGGCCACGTGGGCACGGCGGCGCGAGGCGCGCAGCTACTGGAGCACCTCCTCGGCCCCGCGGAATTCGATGCGGCCCTAGGGCTCACCGCGCTGGCCACGAGGGAGAAGGCGGAGGCTGCCCTCGAGAAGGGAAACGCGGACGAAGCGGAAGCCCTTCTCACCGAG GTTATTGGGTTCAATGCTTGTGGTGGTCTGCATTTGGTGTACATGAGCAG GTCTAAGGCGAGATTGGAAATTGGGGATATCCCTGGTGCACTTGGGGATGCTGAGGAAGCAATAAGAATAGCTCCCAGATTTCCTCAG GTGAAGGTAATAATGCTCACACACTTTGCAAGCCactggtcaggaattgattgttgcCACAGCTTGGAGGATCCAACAGTTCATATGAAT GGCTTCTGGAATTTTCTCATGATTACATCTGGACTGATGAGAACAAACTACTAA